The following coding sequences are from one Cryptococcus deuterogattii R265 chromosome 1, complete sequence window:
- a CDS encoding NAD dependent epimerase/dehydratase (genome sequence mistake): MPQLVEIAIKRKRAGVVGKGANIWPHVCIIDLSKLYSLVWEKATVPKATIGHGPAGYYFGISGEYTLFGAASAIGQSLITHKAVPEGTESTPTTFTKEEVDQYFDGSYYSGSNSRGVADRSKSIGWNPRFTDEEQFYNDIDKEVQRIGKVLSQQ; the protein is encoded by the exons ATGCCTCAGTTGGTTGAGATCGCTATTAAGAGGAAGCGAGCCGGTGTCGTCGGCAAGG GTGCCAACATTTGGCCTCATGTCTGTATCATCGATCTTAGCAAGCTCTACAGTCTTGTTTGGGAGAAGGCCACTGTTCCTAAAGCCACCATCGGTCATGGTCCAGCGGGATATTACTTTGGTATCTCTGGCGAATACACTCTCTTTGGCGCGGCTTCGGCTATTGGCCAGTCTCTTATTACTCACAAGGCGGTTCCCGAGGGCACTGAGTCTACCCCTACTACATTTaccaaggaggaggtcgATCAATACTTCGATGGAAGTTATTATTCCGGTAGCAACTCTAGGGGTGTTGCAGACAGGAGTAAGAGTATTGGATGGAACCCTAGGTTCACTGATGAGGAGCAATTTTATAATGACATTGACAAGGAAGTGCAGAGGATTGGCAAAGTCCTCTCTCAGCAGTAG
- a CDS encoding nonsense-mediated mRNA decay protein 3: MVAIDYTPDAAGQESYILCADCGTVISSANGAGLCVGCLRNTVDITEGIPKEATLNFCRGCERFLSPPNTWVAVQPESRELLAICLKKIARPLMKVRLIDASFIWTEPHSRRIKLKITIQKEVLAHTVLQQTFELTLVVHTGQCPSCTRLAAKNTWKASVQVRQKVTHKRTFLWLEQLILKHNAHKDTINIAEKRDGLDFFYTERNNAIKMCEFLAGVVPVRVKSSEQLISSDTHSNTSNYKFTYSVEIVPVCKDDLVCLPKSLARAWGNISPLTICSRVGNTIHLLDPMTLQQTDVTAPVYWRQPFDSLATVADLVEFIVLDVEPSGPVRGKYVLADAQVTRSSSTGNNTDDDGMGDDGIYHTRTHLGGILQPGDTVLGYHLTNTNFNSDSFEALESGRIPDVILVKKTYPNRRKKSKPRHWKLRSIAKEAEDVQDGTVGRGALGRRGGVDQKNVERDYELFLRDLEEDKEMRAVINLYKADVQEEGEDEAMAAEKKSGSGLHGGKRRNGLEKQAQRGMDIDGDEAMGGEEDEDDEEEDFPEIDMDELLENFEELDMGDGEEVL, from the exons ATGGTGGCAATCGATTACACACCGGACGCAGCGGGGCAAGAAAGCTATATTCTTTGTGCCGACTGTGGGACAGTCATTTCAAGTGCCAACGGTGCTGGACTTT GTGTTGGATGTTTGAGAAACACTGTCGATATCACCGAGGGCATCCCCAAAGAAGCTACGCTCAACTTCTGTCGAGGGTGTGAAAGGTTTTTGTCGCCACCCAATACCTGGGTCGCCGTTCAACCGGAGTCTCGAGAGTTGCTTG CTATCTGCCTCAAAAAAATTGCCCGACCTTTGATGAAAGTTCGACTCATCGACGCGTCTTTCATCTGGACCGAACCTCACTCCCGACGTATCAAACTCAAGATTACAATTCAGAAAGAAGTTCTCGCCCATACCGTCTTGCAACAAACTTTTGAGCTTACCCTCGTCGTTCATACCGGGCAATGTCCTTCGTGTACAAGACTAGCTGCAAAAAACACTTGGAAAGCTAGTGTACAAGTTCGACAGAAGGTCACGCACAAGAGGACTTTTTTGTGGTTGGAGCAGTTGATCTTAAAGCATAACGCCCATAA GGATACAATCAACAttgcggagaagagggatggtTTGGATTTCTTTTACACCGAGAGAAACAACGCCATCAAAATGTGTGAATTCCTTGCTGGTGTTGTCCCTGTTCG AGTCAAATCCTCTGAGCAGCTTATTTCATCTGATACTCACTCCAACACTTCCAACTACAAGTTTACTTATTCTGTCGAGATCGTCCCTGTCTGTAAGGATGATTTGGTATGCTTACCCAAGTCCCTTGCTCGAGCTTGGGGTAACATTTC ACCGCTTACCATTTGCTCCCGAGTGGGCAACACTATCCATCTGCTTGACCCAATGACTCTTCAACAAACCGATGTAACCGCCCCTGTCTACTGGCGCCAGCCTTTCGACTCCCTCGCCACCGTTGCAGACCTTGTTGAGTTCATTGTGCTTGACGTTGAGCCGTCAGGACCCGTCCGAGGCAAATATGTACTTGCTGATGCCCAAGTCACCCGTTCAAGTTCGACAGGTAATAACaccgatgatgatggaatgGGCGACGATGGTATTTACCACACGCGGACTCATTTGGGCGGTATCCTGCAGCCCGGAGACACTGTTCTCGGCTATCATCTCACCAACACCAATTTCAACTCTGATTCCTTTGAAGCGCTTGAAAGCGGTCGAATCCCCGACGTTATACTCGTCAAGAAGACTTACCCCAACAGGCGCAAGAAGTCCAAGCCTAGACATTGGAAGCTTCGTTCCATCGCGAAGGAAGCCGAGGATGTGCAAGATGGTACCGTTGGCCGAGGGGCCTtgggaagacgaggaggcGTGGACCAAAAGAACGTCGAGAGAGACTACGAATTGTTCTTGCGAGACCTcgaagaggacaaggagatgCGTGCTGTCATCAATCTTTACAAGGCGGACGtgcaagaggaaggagaagatgaggctATGGCCGCCGAGAAGAAGTCTGGTTCGGGTCTGCAtggtgggaaaagaagaaacggGCTTGAGAAGCAAGCTCAGCGTGGTATGGATATCGATGGCGATGAAGCCatgggaggagaagaggatgaagatgacgaggaagaagactttcCTGAAATTGACATGGACGAGTTGTTGGAGAActttgaagagcttgataTGGGtgacggagaagaggttctGTAA
- a CDS encoding pre-mRNA-splicing factor CEF1, with protein MRVIVKGGVWRNTEDEILKAAISKYGKNQWARISSLLVRKTPKQCKARWYEWLDPSIKKVEWSKTEDEKLLHLAKLMPTQWRTIAPIVGRTATQCLERYQKLLDDAEARDNEELGLGAGEDESSKPAADARGLRPGEIDTDPETRPARPDPIDMDDDEKEMLSEARARLANTQGKKAKRKARERQLEEARRLAFLQKKRELKAAGINLRAKPKKKGMDYNADIPFEKQPAPGFYDVTEEQAKVYAAPVGSTLRALEGKRKQELDEIEERKKRQKKGDGKSNQTQQFVAAREAQIKKLKEQEQIIRRRKLNLPMPQVGERELEDIVKIGQAGELAKELVGEGNKATEGLLGEYEALGQAKMARTPRTAPQQDNVMAEARNLRNMMAAQTPLLGEENTPLHGPSAGTGFEGATPRHDVAATPNPLAISARGGVLSSTRTVPGVGATPLRTPFRDDLSINDDASVYSGTPINEKRRLADSRRALKAGFAALPKPENNFELAETEEDEEEAEEAEPLTEEDAAERDARLKAAREEEERRELERRSTVIKKGLPRPVNVNTYKLLEDLNSAVVEQIDEEMAAAFKLVNLEVAMLMKHDSIAHPLPGTSTPGGLASEYDMPEDDFVAEAKKAIHTELANALGLPGASDEHLRLAIGAAAEENEAAFAEAWAKEREGLVYSPSTQTWVDKTSLSPEELSVCYAAMINASRDRVIAEATKAAKAEKKLGKQLGGYQTLNEKAKKAIASVMEEIHQTKRDMETFLMLKGIEEAAAPARLEKIREEVAVLERRERDLQARYAELNDRRRENLAAIEQLEEDKLVLAAQAALEAQEGEVADGDIDMNGA; from the exons ATG CGGGTTATTGTCAAGGGCGGTGTTTGGAGAAACACCGAAGATGAAATTCTCAAGGCCGCTATCTCAAAATACGGTAAGAAT CAATGGGCTCGTATCTCATCACTTTTGGTTCGAAAAACACCCAAGCAATGTAAAGCGAGATGGTACGAATGGTTAGACCCTTCAATCAAGAAAGTGGAATGGTCGAAG ACTGAGGACGAAAAgcttctccatcttgcCAAGCTCATGCCTACCCAATGGAGAACCATTGCTCCTATCGTCGGTCGCACTGCTACACAATGTCTTGAGCGATACCAGAAACTTCTGGATGATGCGGAGGCGAGGGACAATGAAGAGCTGGGATTaggagcaggagaggatgaatcGAGCAAACCAGCTGCCGATGCAAGAGGTCTCAGGCCGGGAGAGATTGACACAGACCCAGAGACAAGACCAGCGAGGCCTGATCCCATCGacatggatgatgacg agaaggaaatgttATCAGAAGCGCGAGCGAGATTGGCCAATACACAAGGCAAAAAAGCCAAGCGCAAGGCCCGAGAAAGGCAATTGGAAGAGGCCAGACGACTAGCTTTCTTACAAAAGAAGCGTGAATTGAAAGCTGCTGGTATTAATCTTCGTGCcaagccgaagaagaagggtatggATTACAACGCCGACATACCTTTCGAGAAGCAGCCTGCTCCTGGTTTCTACGATGTCACGGAGGAGCAAGCTAAGGTTTATGCTGCTCCTGTCGGTTCGACACTTCGGGCCCTCGAGGGAAAACGCAAGCAGGAGCTGGACgagattgaagagagaaagaagcgacagaagaagggagacgGCAAGTCTAACCAAACACAGCAGTTTGTGGCGGCCCGAGAAGCGCAAATCAAAAAACTCAAGGAGCAAGAACAGATTAttaggaggaggaagctaAATTTGCCGATGCCTCAGGTTGGAGAACGAGAACTGGAAGATATTGTCAAGATCGGACAAGCAGGAGAATTAGCGAAGGAATTGGTTGGTGAGGGCAACAAGGCGACAGAGGGTTTGCTAGGCGAGTACGAGGCTTTGGGCCAGGCCAAGATGGCTAGGACGCCAAGAACAGCTCCTCAAC AGGACAATGTCATGGCCGAGGCTCGAAATCTCCGAAATATGATGGCAGCACAAACACCTCttttgggagaagagaacaCTCCTCTGCACGGCCCTTCTGCGGGCACTGGATTCGAAGGGGCTACACCTCGACACGATGTTGCCGCTACCCCCAATCCTCTTGCAATTTCTGCCCGAGGTGGTGTGCTCAGCTCAACTCGAACAGTCCCTGGTGTTGGTGCCACTCCCCTACGAACTCCTTTCCGTGATGATTTGAGCATCAACGACGATGCCTCCGTGTACAGTGGGACTCCCATTAATGAGAAGCGGCGCCTTGCCGATTCTCGTCGAGCTTTGAAGGCTGGCTTTGCGGCCTTGCCCAAGCCCGAAAATAACTTTGAGCTTGCTgagacagaagaggatgaagaggaggccGAAGAAGCGGAACCGCtaacagaggaagatgctgcTGAGAGGGATGCGAGATTGAAGGCTGccagagaggaagaggagcgaCGCGAACTTGAGAGGAGAAGTACTGTTATAAAGAAGGGTTTGCCTCGACCCGTCAATGTCAACACATACAAGCTTCTCGAGGATCTCAACTCGGCTGTGGTTGAGCAGATCGACGAGGAAATGGCCGCAGCGTTCAAGCTCGTCAATCTTGAAGTTGCAATGCTCATGAAGCACGACTCAATCGCTCACCCTCTGCCTGGAACTTCCACCCCTGGTGGTCTGGCTTCTGAGTATGACATGCCAGAGGACGACTTCGTGGCCGAGGCCAAGAAGGCTATTCATACAGAATTGGCTAACGCATTGGGCTTACCGGGTGCGAGCGATGAACATTTACGTTTGGCGATTGGCGCAGCCGCCGAGGAAAACGAAGCTGCCTTTGCGGAAGCATGGGCCAAGGAACGTGAAGGTCTTGTCTACTCCCCTTCAACTCAAACGTGGGTCGACAAaacctctctttctccagAAGAGCTATCTGTATGCTACGCTGCAATGATCAACGCTTCCCGGGATCGCGTTATTGCCGAGGCTACCAAAGCCGCCaaagcagaaaagaagcTCGGTAAGCAACTGGGTGGTTACCAAACCCTCAAtgagaaggcaaagaaggccATTGCGAGCGTTATGGAGGAGATTCACCAGACCAAACGGGATATGGAGACATTCCTTATGCTTAAGGGCATAGAGGAGGCCGCGGCCCCGGCgagattggagaagattaGAGAGGAGGTTGCTGttttggagagaagagagagagatcTGCAGGCTAGATACGCAGAGTTGAACgacaggaggagggaaaacCTTGCAGCTATCGAACAG cttgaggaagacaagCTCGTTCTCGCTGCTCAAGCGGCACTGGAGgcccaagaaggagaggtcGCGGACGGTGATATTGATATGAACGGGGCGTAG
- a CDS encoding bud emergence protein 1 has product MKSLRRSLNHEKNSSSPQPSPPLPISYSGNSHALGRPSEKVAPPQKVIKALSSHQSTNPQELSYNKGDFWYVTGERDAWFEALNPLTGSRGLVPKVDFEEFVKGGRHPAGQRSVDHGRRNIPSHSSESQRDTLQAGPILSPPASADEARTQKSSVYAIVQYDFRAERPDELEAKKGEPIVIMAQSNHEWFVAKPIGRLGGPGLIPVAFVEVRDPKTEQVVEIEPNSIPMVEEWKKKIAEYKAAAIPLGKLDIAPGQVVTNSPYAPAQTTRTSDSYISISRTGSVSTNLINPPSVASSSSITPAPTERSSKQPTYVPVKNEILPLGDLMSMSVPSFHQENGVYWFRLQVTFVPDDLTASAYTFGLYRSYEDFYDFQIALLDTFPLEAGRSGSADGRSTPERILPYMPGPVDYEIDDELTEYLREELDVYVKELLDLKSKGAGFILRHELFRTFFATRHGDLFEKVSRQGALGELEEQLADVKLDDYGASTNGMRSQSVTSRHSQSSNQYRHSPQAYQQHTVSKSMSSRGPSPLPPINTSPRPSSRPDSFAYPVSVRQSAAAHYVCGGPTTANTTSSWGMGAGGPSTSTSVTTPSTAPQPSPPPYIKIKIYDRATDDLIAIRVHSAVTFAELSDKVRARLGPGVTMLRYRVSMDGGEGYRELMDDKDLKSWLRTEGQKLVLYAEQ; this is encoded by the exons ATGAAATCTCTCAGGCGGTCTTTAAACCATGAAAAAAACAGCAgttctcctcaaccttcgCCTCCGCTACCAATCTCTTACTCCGGGAATTCCCATGCTCTCGGCAGACCATCTGAAAAGGTTGCACCCCCTCAAAAGGTGATTAAGGCACTGAGCTCCCATCAAAGCACGAATCCGCAAGAGCTAAGCTACAATAAAGGCGATTTTTGGTATGTGAcaggagaaagggatgCCTGGTTTGAGGCTTTGA ATCCACTCACTGGCTCTAGGGGACTGGTGCCCAAGGTTGATTTTGAAGAGTTTGTAAAGGGTGGTAGACATCCTGCGGGGCAAAGGTCGGTGGACCATGGAAG GCGAAACATCCCCTCCCATAGCTCCGAGTCTCAAAGAGATACACTTCAAGCGGGCCCAATATTGTCACCGCCTGCCTCTGCTGACGAAGCCCGAACTCAGAAAAGCTC AGTATACGCGATTGTGCAGTACGACTTTCGAGCTGAAAGGCCAGATGAGCTGGAAGCCAAGAAAGGAGAACCCATTGTTATCATGGCACAGAGCAATCATGAATG GTTCGTTGCCAAACCTATCGGGCGTCTTGGTGGCCCAGGTTTGATTCCTGTTGCTTTTGTAGAGGTTAGAGATCCTAAAACGGAGCAGGTTGTCGAAATTGAACCGAACTCGATCCCCATGGTcgaggagtggaagaagaaaatagCAGAATACAAAGCTGCAGCTATACCTCTCGGGAAACTTGATATAGCTCCAGGACAGGTTGTCACCAACTCACCTTATGCTCCGGCACAAACTACTAGGACTTCCGACTCTTATATTTCGATATCTCGTACAGGGTCTGTGTCAACCAATTTGATTAACCCTCCCAGCGTGgcatcgtcttcttccatcacgCCTGCGCCCACTGAAAGATCGTCAAAACAACCCACCTATGTCCCTGTGAAGAACGAAATACTACCCCTCGGCGACTTGATGTCCATGTCTGTCCCTTCGTTTCACCAAGAGAATGGCGTATATTGGTTTCGCCTTCAGGTCACATTCGTCCCCGATGATCTTACCGCGTCCGCTTATACATTCGGTCTTTACCGATCATATGAAGACTTTTACGACTTTCAGATTGCCCTCCTCGATACATTCCCTCTCGAAGCTGGTCGATCTGGTTCCGCCGATGGTCGCTCCACGCCGGAGCGTATTTTACCGTATATGCCCGGTCCAGTGGATTATGAGATTGACGACGAATTGACTGAATACCTGAGGGAAGAGTTAGATGTGTACGTCAAAGAGCTGCTTGATCTGAAGTCAAAGGGTGCAGGCTTCATCCTTCGACATGAACTGTTTAGAACATTTTTTGCTACTCGACATGGTGATCTCTTTGAGAAGGTATCAAGGCAAGGCGCCCTGGGTGAGCTAGAAGAGCAATTGGCAGATGTCAAACTGGATGATTATGGCGCTTCCACAAATGGGATGAGATCTCAATCAGTCACATCACGACACTCTCAGTCCTCCAATCAGTACCGCCATTCTCCACAAGCTTATCAACAGCACACCGTATCGAAGAGCATGTCATCACGTGGCCCttcgcctcttccacccaTCAATACGAGCCCTCGTCCTTCGTCAAGACCTGATTCATTTGCTTACCCCGTATCTGTTAGACAGTCCGCCGCGGCGCATTACGTCTGCGGTGGACCTACCACAGCCAACACGACATCCTCATGGGGTATGGGTGCTGGAGGTCCTTCGACTTCCACGAGCGTCACTACGCCCAGCACTGCACCTCAACCTAGTCCGCCGCCGTATATCAAGATAAAAATTTATGATAGGGCTACTGATGACCTTATCGCCATACGAGTACATTCGGCAGTGACATTCGCCGAGTTATCTGACAAAGTGCGGGCGAGACTAGGACCAGGTGTTACAATGTTGAGGTATAGGGTATCGATGGATGGCGGAGAAGGTTATAGGGAGTTAATGGATGATAAGGATTTGAAAAGTTGGTTGAGAACCGAGGGTCAAAAGTTGGTCCTGTATGCCGAGCAATGA